The following proteins are encoded in a genomic region of Arachis stenosperma cultivar V10309 chromosome 4, arast.V10309.gnm1.PFL2, whole genome shotgun sequence:
- the LOC130977103 gene encoding putative 4-hydroxy-4-methyl-2-oxoglutarate aldolase 2, whose translation MALVTTAEVCDANPQLILSGELRALQPVFQIYGRRQVFSGPIVTLKVFEDNVLVREFLEEKGNGRVLVVDGGGSLRCAILGGNPVVQAQNNGWAGIIVNGCIRDVDEINGCDIGVRALASHPMKANKKGMGEKHVPINIAGTRISDGEWLYADTDGILISRTELAV comes from the coding sequence ATGGCCTTGGTCACCACAGCCGAAGTGTGTGATGCAAACCCACAATTAATTTTGAGTGGCGAGCTCCGTGCCCTTCAGCCAGTTTTCCAAATCTATGGTCGTCGACAGGTCTTTTCCGGACCGATAGTTACCCTGAAGGTGTTTGAAGACAATGTTTTGGTTCGGGAGTTTCTTGAAGAGAAAGGCAATGGAAGAGTGCTTGTTGTCGATGGTGGCGGGAGCTTGCGCTGCGCAATATTGGGTGGCAACCCTGTAGTACAAGCGCAAAACAACGGATGGGCAGGTATCATTGTGAACGGATGTATAAGAGATGTGGATGAGATCAATGGCTGCGATATTGGGGTGAGAGCACTAGCTTCCCATCCAATGAAAGCTAACAAGAAAGGCATGGGAGAAAAGCATGTTCCTATAAATATTGCCGGGACAAGAATCAGTGATGGGGAATGGCTTTACGCGGACACGGATGGGATTCTGATCTCTCGAACGGAGCTGGCTGTCTGA